From a region of the Myxococcus fulvus genome:
- a CDS encoding SCP2 sterol-binding domain-containing protein — protein MAKFPSKEWLDEAVRLTNEDPECAVAGKGWKGDFGAIIEAEPGKLAKSFVVHVVPGDCRIEKARVLADPDDLDELEPVYLARAPYTVWKQLLQGTLDPVEAVLKRRISMKGDLQPLIERMKYKGIADRVFAKLQTQYIDEP, from the coding sequence ATGGCGAAGTTCCCGTCGAAGGAGTGGCTGGACGAAGCAGTCCGGCTCACGAACGAGGACCCCGAGTGCGCCGTCGCCGGCAAGGGATGGAAGGGCGACTTCGGGGCCATCATCGAGGCCGAGCCCGGCAAGCTGGCGAAGTCCTTCGTGGTGCATGTCGTCCCGGGCGACTGCCGCATCGAGAAGGCCCGCGTGCTCGCGGACCCGGATGACCTGGACGAACTCGAGCCCGTCTACCTGGCCCGCGCCCCGTACACCGTCTGGAAGCAGCTGCTCCAGGGGACGCTGGACCCCGTGGAGGCGGTGCTCAAGCGCCGCATCTCCATGAAGGGCGACCTGCAGCCGCTCATCGAGCGCATGAAGTACAAGGGCATCGCGGACCGCGTCTTCGCGAAGCTCCAGACGCAGTACATCGACGAGCCGTAG
- a CDS encoding Hsp70 family protein, producing the protein MADRPRIVGIDLGTTNTLVASVRNRIPKIVPTDRGNLILPTVVALSAKGDLLVGGVAKDQMVTNPRNTLWGTKRLIGRKYHSKSVEDLRGSFPYDIVEGPNGDAAVMMGGKLYTLPQVSSFVLSQLKTIAEQFLGGPIDAAVISVPAYYNDNQRQAVKEAGRLAGFDVKRIVNEPTAAALAYGFNRGLDQKVLVYDLGGGTFDVSVLHLAGNVFEVLATGGDTFLGGADFDTRIMEYVLERFREETKVDLTENPIALQRIKNAAEAAKIDLTLIPNVVIDLPFIDERKGKPVDLRIPLTREFLNSLTGDLVDRTFEICDRVLEEKGIARSDIDEIILVGGQSRMPLVQQKIQAHFGKPPRKGVHPDECVALGAALLGDSLGSIDAVTLLDAVSMPIGYALPNGRVKRIIEKNSLIPMVKSFRLPPPKEPGSAYIELDIFQGDSDLMVDNEYLGTVRVPAAAAGRKIDFRLTEECLLQVTVEEASGTPRRVDLATRDTPEQLKRALSDVLRNNVDHQPVVSGSNAASDDERGLLSSIKRVFRRG; encoded by the coding sequence ATGGCGGACAGACCTCGCATCGTCGGGATTGACCTGGGCACCACCAACACGCTGGTGGCGTCCGTGCGCAACCGCATCCCGAAGATCGTCCCCACGGATCGCGGCAACCTCATCCTCCCCACCGTCGTCGCCCTGTCGGCCAAGGGAGACCTCCTGGTGGGCGGGGTGGCCAAGGACCAGATGGTCACCAACCCCCGCAACACGCTGTGGGGGACCAAGCGCCTCATCGGCCGCAAGTACCACTCCAAGTCGGTGGAGGACCTGCGCGGCTCCTTCCCGTACGACATCGTCGAGGGCCCCAACGGGGACGCCGCGGTGATGATGGGCGGCAAGCTCTACACGCTGCCCCAGGTCTCCAGCTTCGTGCTGTCGCAGCTGAAGACCATCGCGGAGCAGTTCCTGGGCGGCCCCATCGACGCGGCCGTCATCTCCGTCCCGGCCTACTACAACGACAACCAGCGCCAGGCGGTGAAGGAGGCGGGCCGGCTCGCCGGCTTCGACGTCAAGCGCATCGTCAACGAGCCCACCGCGGCGGCGCTCGCGTACGGCTTCAACCGGGGCCTGGACCAGAAGGTCCTCGTCTACGACCTGGGCGGCGGCACCTTCGACGTCTCCGTGCTGCACCTGGCCGGCAACGTCTTCGAGGTCCTGGCGACCGGCGGCGACACCTTCCTGGGCGGCGCGGACTTCGACACGCGCATCATGGAGTACGTGCTGGAGCGCTTCCGGGAGGAGACCAAGGTCGACCTCACCGAGAACCCCATCGCCCTGCAGCGCATCAAGAACGCCGCCGAGGCGGCGAAGATCGACCTGACGCTCATCCCCAACGTCGTCATCGACCTGCCCTTCATCGACGAGCGCAAGGGCAAGCCGGTGGACCTGCGCATCCCCCTGACGCGCGAGTTCCTCAACAGCCTCACCGGCGACCTGGTGGACCGCACCTTCGAGATCTGCGACCGCGTGCTCGAGGAGAAGGGCATCGCCCGCTCGGACATCGACGAGATCATCCTCGTCGGCGGCCAGAGCCGCATGCCGCTCGTGCAGCAGAAGATCCAGGCGCACTTCGGCAAGCCGCCCAGGAAGGGCGTGCACCCCGACGAGTGCGTGGCCCTGGGCGCGGCGCTCCTGGGTGACTCGCTGGGCAGCATCGACGCGGTGACGCTGCTGGACGCGGTGTCCATGCCCATCGGCTACGCGCTGCCCAACGGCCGCGTGAAGCGCATCATCGAGAAGAACTCGCTCATCCCCATGGTGAAGAGCTTTCGCCTGCCTCCGCCGAAGGAGCCGGGCTCGGCCTACATCGAGCTGGACATCTTCCAGGGGGACAGCGACCTGATGGTGGACAACGAGTACCTGGGCACCGTCCGGGTGCCCGCCGCCGCGGCCGGCAGGAAGATCGACTTCCGCCTCACCGAGGAGTGTCTGCTCCAGGTGACGGTGGAGGAGGCCAGCGGCACCCCGCGCCGGGTGGACCTGGCCACGCGCGACACCCCAGAGCAGCTCAAGCGGGCGCTCTCGGATGTCCTGCGCAACAACGTCGACCATCAGCCCGTGGTGAGCGGCTCCAACGCCGCCAGCGATGACGAGCGGGGCCTGCTCTCCAGCATCAAGAGAGTCTTCCGAAGAGGATAG